From Enterobacteriaceae endosymbiont of Donacia simplex, one genomic window encodes:
- the murD gene encoding UDP-N-acetylmuramoyl-L-alanine--D-glutamate ligase, whose protein sequence is MNKKILIIGLGLTGISCLNFLLKKNIIPSVMDICNSPKFIKRIPSYVPCHLGFLKKDWILNSQLIIISPGISIFNNLLLEAKKKGIEIIGDIELFARYNTTPVIAITGTNGKSTVTNMIGKIMKKNNFNVGIGGNIGYPVLDLLSFIKDFYILEISSFQLETIKKLNIYIAVILNISEDHMDRYPLGIQQYRNFKLGIYKYASVCIYNADNSLCYPKCFEKKKKYITFGESSGKYTLYYDKKDIYLQINHQKILNFNKTKLIGIHNYLNALAVLAVTDVLKISKKISLKQISNYLNMDHILQIIHIENGVTWINDSKSTNISSTKAALKYLYKKKKIWLLLGGYDKNCKLYLLKKYLQKKDNINVYCFGILRKKILSIYPKVKIVKTISQAIEKIIKLVKYGDVVLLSPACSSIDQFKNFKHRGKEFIRLVKKFHNSK, encoded by the coding sequence ATGAACAAAAAAATACTTATTATAGGATTAGGATTAACAGGTATATCATGTTTAAATTTTCTTTTAAAAAAAAATATTATACCATCCGTTATGGATATATGTAATTCTCCGAAATTTATAAAAAGAATACCATCTTATGTTCCATGCCATTTAGGTTTTTTAAAAAAAGATTGGATATTGAATTCACAACTAATAATTATAAGTCCTGGTATATCAATATTTAATAATCTTTTATTAGAAGCAAAAAAAAAAGGTATTGAAATAATAGGAGATATAGAATTATTTGCACGTTATAATACAACACCTGTAATAGCAATTACAGGTACTAATGGTAAAAGTACTGTTACCAATATGATTGGAAAAATTATGAAAAAGAATAATTTTAATGTTGGTATTGGAGGTAATATAGGATATCCAGTATTAGATTTATTATCCTTTATAAAAGATTTTTATATTTTAGAAATCTCTAGTTTTCAATTAGAAACTATAAAAAAATTGAATATATATATTGCTGTTATTTTAAATATTTCTGAAGATCATATGGACCGATATCCTTTAGGAATACAACAATATCGCAATTTCAAATTAGGTATTTATAAATATGCTTCTGTTTGCATATACAATGCTGATAATTCATTATGTTATCCTAAATGTTTTGAAAAAAAAAAAAAATATATAACTTTTGGTGAGTCTTCTGGAAAATATACATTATATTATGATAAAAAAGACATATATTTACAAATTAATCATCAAAAAATTTTAAATTTTAATAAAACTAAATTAATTGGTATTCATAATTACTTAAATGCTTTAGCAGTATTAGCTGTAACAGATGTATTAAAAATTTCTAAAAAAATTTCTCTAAAACAAATAAGTAATTATTTAAATATGGATCATATATTACAAATTATACATATAGAAAATGGAGTTACTTGGATTAATGATTCAAAATCTACAAATATTAGTAGTACTAAAGCTGCTTTAAAATATTTATATAAAAAAAAAAAAATTTGGTTATTATTAGGAGGATATGATAAAAATTGTAAATTATATTTATTAAAAAAATATTTACAAAAAAAAGATAATATTAATGTTTATTGTTTTGGAATATTAAGAAAAAAAATATTATCTATTTATCCTAAAGTAAAAATAGTAAAAACAATATCTCAAGCAATAGAAAAAATAATTAAATTAGTAAAATATGGAGA